A region from the Aricia agestis chromosome 12, ilAriAges1.1, whole genome shotgun sequence genome encodes:
- the LOC121732557 gene encoding nascent polypeptide-associated complex subunit alpha, muscle-specific form-like has protein sequence MSNNIENDRSLTAGKMYPIDLAPQKITIVKSMPNTEVKMAHLIPGPPKTTNASQIITHSGMGSIGAMRTATSIITPGVTSQPQSVSPIIHATQIVSQGSSQILSQGSQVINQTQILPSGQLLSPNTQIISQGTQLSAQVSSNNAQVSNGSSVSSTLLNVGGGLASGAGNLVVSSSVRTLPPSVRVLPPLPHHNNKPVLTSATNTGGVLVSKSVTSHVPRGLAAGASLAVRPVVNAVPSGAQGGAWSNRGARGALVYGSRARSPAPRATAPHAAAPATTVLTSSSVISSTVRSPAPPAPAARPLPLLQRNYQPTKVVNVANVGLRGVVGNSAPPQLYYEVPRAAHPAPPPAPHSAPHAPPPAPHSAPHAPPPAPHAPPAAPLQLPRLLAPYSHAPTAQVSVVSSAPGAETRGAAVSAAQPRPTILRKRDVDGSPTKALPLSSGGGTWEDVGRGGGGGAGWEDVPRGGRAGSGSTTVSAASSPPPDDEPRHDMSPRKKPRKQILSNEVRQCEFPPETKSPTPPPPPPPVPPPKRPTLRGTFVCGWRGTALHFTRPAEVVRRECRRDLAAIAAQRHVLTSADGWKVHHLTAQMDDLVSLEADVGEQLTVVLQSLESSTGRGHATLKPLSHTLLELIKGNIQRSKIVCEGIQEAREDILRVFKHRNFVSEILTRQSEKRCFRKHRSMS, from the exons ATGAgtaataatatagaaaatgaTAGATCGCTTACAGCTGGAAAAATGTATCCCATTGACTTAGCGCcacaaaaaataacaatcgtGAAAAGTATGCCAAACACAGAAGTGAAAATGGCACATCTGATCCCGGGTCCGCCGAAAACAACCAACGCGAGTCAGATTATTACACACAGCGGAATGGGATCCATTGGTGCTATGCGTACGGCGACATCAATTATCACTCCAGGCGTCACATCTCAG CCTCAAAGCGTTTCCCCTATTATACATGCAACCCAAATTGTAAGTCAAGGTTCTAGCCAAATACTCAGTCAAGGGTCCCAAGTCATCAATCAGACTCAAATTCTGCCTAGTGGACAGTTGCTGAGTCCAAATACACAGATCATCAGTCAGGGAACTCAGCTGTCTGCACAG GTTTCCTCCAATAATGCACAAGTCAGCAATGGATCATCGGTCAGCAGTACGCTACTCAATGTTGGTGGTGGGCTTGCCAGTGGTGCCGGCAACCTGGTTGTGAGCTCATCTGTGCGCACCCTGCCTCCTAGTGTGAGGGTACTACCACCCTTACcccatcataataataaaccag TGTTGACAAGCGCTACAAACACTGGTGGTGTATTGGTGAGCAAGAGTGTGACAAGCCACGTCCCTCGCGGTCTTGCAGCGGGAGCATCTCTTGCTGTGAGACCAGTTGTCAATGCTGTGCCCTCTGGTGCTCAAG GTGGAGCATGGTCTAACCGCGGTGCGCGCGGTGCGCTGGTGTACGGTAGCCGCGCCCGCtcgcccgccccccgcgccaCTGCCCCgcacgccgccgcccccgccacTACAGTGCTCACAT CGAGCAGCGTAATATCGAGTACGGTCCGctcccccgcgccgcccgcgcctgcCGCTCGGCCGCTACCACTGTTGCAGAGAAACTATCAGCCCACTaag GTGGTGAACGTAGCGAACGTTGGTCTCCGCGGTGTGGTGGGCAACAGCGCCCCACCGCAGTTGTACTACGAGGTGCCGCGCGCGGCGcaccccgccccgccccccgcgccgcacTCTGCCCCTcacgccccgccccccgcgccgcacTCCGCCCCTcacgccccgccccccgcaccGCACGCCCCGCCCGCAGCGCCACTGCAGCTGCCGCGCCTACTAGCACCGTACTCGCACGCGCCGACCGCTCAAg TGAGCGTGGTGAGCTCTGCGCCGGGAGCGGAGACCCGCGGCGCTGCCGTCAGCGCGGCGCAGCCCCGACCTACCATACTGCGGAAACGGGACGTCGATGG ATCCCCCACGAAAGCGTTACCGCTGTCGAGTGGGGGCGGTACGTGGGAGGACGTAGGgcggggcggcgggggcggggcgggctgGGAGGACGTGCCGCGCGGGGGCAGGGCCGGGTCCGGTTCGACGACCGTGTCGGCCGCCAGCTCGCCGCCGCCCGACGACGAGCCCCGACACGATATGTCGCCGAGGAAGAAGCCACGCAAGCAGAT CCTGAGTAACGAGGTGCGACAGTGCGAGTTCCCCCCCGAGACGAAGTCGCcgacgccgccgcccccgccgccgcccgtgCCGCCGCCTAAAC GGCCGACGCTGCGCGGCACTTTCGTGTGCGGGTGGCGCGGCACGGCGCTGCACTTCACGCGGCCGGCGGAGGTGGTGCGGCGCGAGTGCCGGCGCGACCTCGCCGCGATCGCCGCCCAGCGCCACGTGCTCACCAGCGCCGACGGGTGGAAGGTCCACCATCTCACCGCGCAGATGGACGATCTG GTGTCATTGGAGGCGGACGTGGGAGAGCAGCTGACTGTGGTGCTGCAGTCGCTGGAGTCGTCGACGGGCCGCGGTCACGCCACACTCAAGCCGCTGTCGCATACGCTACTCGAGCTAATTAAG GGTAACATACAAAGAAGCAAAATAGTGTGCGAAGGCATACAAGAGGCTCGCGAGGACATCCTTCGTGTATTCAAACACAGGAACTTTGTCTCCGAGATACTGACACGGCAGTCCGAGAAGAGGTGCTTCAGAAAACACCGGTCCATGTCATAG
- the LOC121732401 gene encoding uncharacterized protein LOC121732401 has product MGQSKSILYYLAIVLLILSTLTHEAEARRKILRGRRVMTRTYYHGNAVPAWAISLMTGIGMLLVGGVLYVVMRKIVLSSDTVPLNTYQPAMQDEV; this is encoded by the exons ATGGGACAAAGCAAatcgatattatattatttggcgaTTGTGCTCC TAATCCTAAGCACTCTCACCCATGAAGCGGAAGCCAGAAGGAAAATTCTTCGTGGAAGGCGTGTTATGACTCGCACGTACTATC ATGGCAACGCAGTTCCCGCGTGGGCAATCAGTCTGATGACAGGAATCGGGATGCTGCTAGTAGGAGGTGTACTGTATGTGGTGATGAGGAAGATCGTGCTGTCCTCTGACACAGTCCCTCTCAACACATACCAGCCAGCAATGCAGGATGAAGTGTGA
- the LOC121732351 gene encoding uncharacterized protein LOC121732351: MSNMKKGIKSTFLNEELHDILNESEFFKNSTKNKKQTKRKRSEDIIDKDPAISITPSIPKQKKASDSMENFGELRQKIINIMETQFQTRKSIHENLHKGFTDVLNQMEADYNALKDNQQKLEHLTSSFLKCMQQATAAHKQKLKAFKEVHSAFKKECEEAEIIHKQEINKLEDDLEEDMNRFKEKLISDTKRNGWETLRRSFLQAMQNDY, from the exons ATGTCCAATATGAAAAAGGGCATTAAATCTACATTTCTGAATGAAGAGCTCCATGATATTTTAAATGAAtcagaattttttaaaaattcaacTAAAAATAAGAAACAAACAAAGCGAAAACGATCTGAAGATATTATAGATAAAGATCCAGCTATAAGTATAACCCCTAGTattccaaaacaaaaaaaagcttCAGACAGCATGGAAAATTTCGGAGAATTGAGACAAAAAATCATCAATATAATGGAAACTCAATTTCAAACAAG GAAGAGTATTCATGAAAATCTCCACAAGGGCTTCACAGATGTCCTGAACCAGATGGAGGCAGACTACAACGCCTTGAAAGATAATCAACAGAAGTTGGAGCATCTCACCAGCTCATTCCTAAAGTGCATGCAGCAGGCCACCGCTGCACATAAACAGAAACTAAAAGCTTTCAAAGAAGTTCATTCAGCTTTTAAAAAAGA ATGCGAAGAAGCTGAAATAATACATAAACAAGAAATTAATAAACTTGAAGATGATTTGGAAGAAGACATGAAcagatttaaagaaaaattgatATCTGACACTAAGCGCAATGGATGGGAAACACTAAGAAGATCTTTCCTTCAAGCCATGCAAAATgattattaa
- the LOC121732352 gene encoding 28S ribosomal protein S23, mitochondrial: protein MATSRLERIGTIFSRMEALLKQGAIKVDDRPLWYDIYKAFPPIVEPKFARPPPENKTIRPILYKEDVVRAKFHAKGHGISTNLLVPSGETQTKRLLQKYEALKSEGVAEDEIIEKSVTAVSKERPEFEKEENVRVNKESATAQVLEGADIKNIFNDK from the exons ATGGCGACAAGTCGGCTAGAACGAATTGGAACAATATTTTCcag GATGGAGGCACTTCTGAAGCAAGGAGCTATAAAGGTAGATGACAGACCACTGTGGTATGATATTTACAAAGCATTTCCACCTATCGTTGAACCAAAGTTTGCAAGACCGCCACCGGAAAATAAAACTATTCGCCCAATACTTTACAAGGAAGATGTTGTAAGAGC AAAATTCCATGCTAAAGGTCACGGAATAAGCACTAATTTGCTAGTGCCGTCTGGTGAAACACAAACTAAAAGGCTGCTTCAAAAATACGAAGCTCTCAAATCAGAAGGAGTCGCCGAagatgaaattattgaaaaaagCGTTACTGCCGTCTCAAAAGAAAGACCGGAATTTGAAAAAGAAGAGAATGTTAGAGTGAACAAAGAGTCCGCAACTGCTCAAGTACTAGAAGGAGcagacattaaaaatattttcaacgacaaataa
- the LOC121732292 gene encoding BTB/POZ domain-containing protein KCTD5: MAGYVGDGDYSKENIQKFNNERRSSKQWVKLNVGGTYFLTTKTTLSRDQNSFLYRLVQEDSDLISDRDETGAYLIDRDPTYFSPVLNYLRHGKLVINNDIAEEGVLEEAEFYNITELIRLVKERICLRERRPLKDSKKHVYRVLQFHEEELTQMVSTMSDGWKFEQLINIGSQYNYGNDEHAEFLCVVSRECGSSLNSNDIEPTDRAKVLQQKGSRM; encoded by the exons ATGGCGGGTTACGTAGGTGACGGTGACTATTCTaaagaaaatatacaaaaatttaacaATGAAAGGCGAAGTAGTAAGCAATGGGTGAAACTAAATGTTGGAGGAACTTACTTTTTAACAACCAAAACTACCTTGTCTAGGGACCAAAACTCATTTTTATATCGATTAGTTCAAGAGGACAGTGACTTAATTTCGGATAGG GACGAAACCGGTGCTTATTTAATAGATAGAGACCCAACATACTTTTCGCCTGTGCTCAATTATCTTCGACACGGAAAATTAGTTATCAATAATGATATAGCCGAAGAGGGAGTCCTAGAAGAGgctgaattttataatattacggaGCTTATAAGATTAGTTAAGGAAAGAATTTGCCTTAGAGAGCGAAGGCCACTCAAAGATTCCAAGAAACATGTGTACAGAGTTCTACAGTTTCACGAAGAGGAGTTGACACAAATGGTCTCTACCATGTCTGATGGCTGGAAATTTGAGCAGTTAATCAACATCGGGTCCCAATATAACTACGGTAACGACGAGCACGCAGAGTTCCTGTGCGTGGTCAGTCGAGAGTGTGGCAGTTCACTTAACAGCAATGATATTGAGCCTACTGATAGAGCAAAAGTGTTGCAGCAGAAAGGATCGCGAATGTGA
- the LOC121732291 gene encoding serine/threonine-protein kinase N translates to MADPSYYHSDYIRHPVLYELGVKYGIKTECIPEIALPSKLEELKDVIRREIRKELKIKEGAEKLREVATDRRSLADVANLVKQANIKLNELKSDLQELESQLILSRGQSTPTSPENLSYDEEIILASEAAQQQRQLGEGTADRKLASLEKQLNIELKVKQGAENMIQSISSSNQSRDKKLLAEAHQMLADSKDKIEYLKLRISKLSKQQKGENAGANGDGRNSDMTGGDPLLDERIAELRMRLRIEAAVVEGSKNAIRLLQSDKKLTDKKALHEAQTNLLESTQKLDLLRRSLDMRRHELPVESAAFIELGNELRSTGSSPGYVSLTGANASRNQIMSPWPMISPCVQVTGTLEVRLMGCQDLLEDVPGRTRRDPLASPSDLKSFVKGVTIRNSMKYTYSIKEDTSNEIMAVMKLDNHTVAQTSWRPCSQQAWDQRFTIKLDKSRELEIGVHWKDWRGLCAVKFLRLEEFIDDIRHGMALELEPQGLLFAEIKFLNPIISRKPKLQRQKKIFKQQGKNIPRTSYGEMHIPAVVLGRLLKRSSPSIQNIQSAHIISQQSNFEAALENKDVENSNATFAGMAGVRPLGLPSTPTTPQVPNIPPPKPILPLQPPPNVSTLRMEKELQEAFAFLEDSYTRENYVPKEPHSSTCNTPLVEYPPSPSPKMVLEFPSNEDQIVEITSNMRISSSRSSSVIETLGKEPDSRRLSGEMSMDSFRLLSVLGRGHFGKVILSQYKPTNEYFAIKALKKGDIIARDEVDSLLSEKRIFEVANAIRHPFLVNLFACFQTEQHVCFVMEYAAGGDLMMHIHADVFTEPRAVFYAACVVLGLQYLHENNIIYRDLKLDNLLLDTEGYVKIADFGLCKEGMGWGDRTGTFCGTPEFLAPEVLTETSYTRAVDWWGLGVLIFEMLVGESPFPGEDEGEVFDSIVNDEVRYPRTLSLESIALMRRLLRKNPERRLGSSERDAEDVKKQAFFRNVEWEQLLLRKVKPPFVPTINNLEDVSNFDSEFTSEAAVLTPPKEPRPLTSTDHKLFSDFTYMADWC, encoded by the exons ATGGCAGACCCAAGTTACTACCACAGTGATTATATTCGACACCCAGTTCTGTACGAGTTGGGAGTCAAGTATGGAATTAAGACGGAATGTATTCCAGAAATAGCTTTGCCGTCTAAGTTGGAAGAACTCAAGGATGTCATACGTCGAGAAATACGTAAAGAACTCAAAATAAAGGAAGGCGCAGAAAAGTTGCGAGAAGTCGCAACCGACCGGAGATCACTTGCTGATGTTGCAAATCTCGTTAAACAAGCAAATATAAAGCTTAATGAACTCAAATCTGACTTACAAGAGTTGGAGTCGCAGCTTATTCTATCTCGAGGCCAGTCGACTCCTACATCACCTGAAAACCTGTCCTACGATGAGGAAATCATACTGGCTTCGGAGGCGGCACAACAGCAGCGCCAATTGGGCGAAGGCACTGCAGACCGTAAATTGGCGTCGCTGGAAAAACAGCTAAATATCGAGTTAAAGGTAAAACAAGGCGCCGAAAATATGATTCAGAGCATAAGCAGCAGCAACCAATCGAGGGACAAAAAACTCCTCGCAGAAGCTCATCAGATGCTCGCTGATTCTAAAGATAAAATTGAATATCTCAAGTTACGAATTTCTAAACTAAGTAAGCAGCAAAAAGGAGAAAATGCAGGTGCAAATGGTGATGGTAGAAACTCCGATATGACAGGTGGAGACCCACTGTTAGATGAGAGGATCGCAGAACTCAGAATGAGACTGAGGATTGAGGCAGCTGTTGTAGAGGGTTCAAAAAATGCAATAAGGTTGTTACAAAGTGATAAAAAACTTACAGATAAGAAGGCTCTCCACGAAGCCCAAACCAACTTACTTGAATCAACACAAAAGCTGGACCTGTTGCGTAGATCACTTGATATGCGCAGGCACGAACTACCAGTGGAGAGTGCTGCATTTATAGAACTAGGAAATGAATTGAGAAGCACAGGGTCGAGTCCTGGCTACGTAAGCTTGACTGGAGCTAATGCTTCGAGAAACCAAATCATGTCTCCATGGCCCATGATAAGTCCATGTGTTCAAGTAACGGGAACCTTAGAAGTGAGATTAATGGGTTGTCAAGATTTGCTAGAGGATGTGCCCGGTCGCACAAGAAGAGATCCCCTAGCGAGTCCATCCGACTTAAAGTCTTTTGTGAAAGGGGTTACAATTCGTAACTCCATGAAGTATACATATAGCATTAAAGAAGATACAAGCAATGAAATAATGGCAGTTATGAAACTTGACAATCACACAGTAGCTCAGACCAGTTGGAGGCCATGCTCCCAACAAGCTTGGGATCAAAG ATTCACCATCAAACTAGACAAATCAAGAGAACTTGAAATAGGAGTCCATTGGAAAGATTGGCGTGGCCTTTGCGCTGTAAAGTTTTTGAGGCTAGAAGAGTTTATTGATGATATAAGACATGGAATGGCTCTAGAGCTGGAACCTCAAGGCTTGTTGTTTGCAGAAATAAAGTTCTTGAATCCTATCATTTCAAGGAAGCCAAAGCTGCAACGTCAAAAGAAAATCTTCAAACAACAAGGGAAAAACATACCAAGAACCTCATATGGCGAAATGCATATACCTGCTGTTGTGTTGGGTAGACTGCTCAAACGTTCATCACCAtccatacaaaatatacaaagtgCCCATATAATTTCACAACAAAGCAACTTTGAAGCAGCTCTGGAGAACAAAGATGTAGAGAACTCCAATGCAACATTTGCTGGAATGGCAGGAGTGAGACCACTAGGTTTGCCTTCTACTCCTACAACACCTCAAGTGCCTAATATACCACCACCAAAACCGATATTGCCTTTGCAACCGCCTCCAAATGTTTCAACACTCAGAATGGAAAAAGAATTACAGGAGGCTTTTGCTTTCCTAGAAGACTCATATACTAGAGAAAACTATGTACCAAAAGAGCCACACTCTTCTACTTGTAATACTCCTCTGGTGGAGTATCCACCGTCACCATCACCAAAAATGGTTCTGGAATTCCCCAGTAATGAAGACCAGATTGTCGAGATTACGAGTAACATGAGGATTTCATCTTCCCGTTCTTCCTCAGTCATAGAAACGTTAGGGAAGGAGCCAGACTCTAGGAGACTGTCTGGTGAAATGTCGATGGACAGCTTCAGATTGCTGAGCGTTCTAGGCAGAGGACACTTTGGAAAAGTCATTTTATCCCAGTATAAACCGACTAATGAATATTTTGCAATCAAAGCTTTAAAGAAAGGTGATATAATTGCTAGAGATGAAGTTGATTCTTTGTTATCGGAAAAACGTATTTTTGAAGTAGCTAATGCCATAAGGCATCCATTTTTGGTTAACTTGTTTGCTTGTTTCCAAACTGAGCAGCATGTTTGTTTTGTTATGGAGTATGCAGCTGGTGGAGATTTGATGATGCATATACATGCAGATGTGTTCACTGAACCGAGGGCAGTATTCTATGCAGCTTGTGTGGTTTTGGGGCTTCAGTATTTGCATGAAAACAACATAATTTATAGAGATTTAAAGCTCGACAATTTGCTTCTGGATACTGAAGGATATGTCAAAATTGCTGACTTTGGTCTGTGTAAAGAAGGAATGGGATGGGGGGATCGTACGGGAACATTTTGCGGTACCCCCGAGTTCTTAGCACCAGAAGTCCTGACTGAGACTTCTTACACTAGAGCAGTGGACTGGTGGGGACTTGGAGttttaatatttgaaatgtTAGTTGGGGAGTCACCATTCCCTGGTGAAGATGAGGGAGAAGTGTTTGATTCTATTGTTAATGACGAAGTTCGCTACCCTAGGACCTTATCACTAGAATCAATTGCCTTAATGAGACGTCTCTTGAGAAAGAATCCTGAAAGACGTTTAGGATCGTCAGAAAGAGATGCAGAGGATGTAAAGAAACAAGCTTTCTTCCGCAATGTTGAGTGGGAACAACTACTGTTACGTAAAGTTAAACCACCATTTGTGCCAACAATAAACAATCTTGAAGATGTTAGTAATTTCGATAGTGAGTTTACTTCGGAAGCAGCAGTATTGACTCCACCTAAAGAGCCTAGACCTCTTACGAGCACCGACCACAAGCTGTTCTCAGATTTCACGTATATGGCAGACTGGTGCTag
- the LOC121732558 gene encoding glucose-induced degradation protein 4 homolog: MPVKVDITPPPPANSKQPGVTKSLLYNGSKFQGHQKSKGKLYEVEVVLQHVDEENSYLCGYLKIKGLTEEFPTLTTFFDGEIISAKYPFLTRKWDADEDVDRKHWSKFDLFVPYLKTFNSDSFDYDSLAKADYVFMRWKEHFLVPDHTIKDINGASFAGFYYICFHKSAATIEGYYYHRSSEWFQSLTLSHVPEHSIQIYEFR; the protein is encoded by the exons ATGCCCGTTAAAGTTGATATAACTCCACCGCCCCCAGCGAACTCTAAACAGCCGGGAGTAACGAAGTCTCTGCTATACAACGGCTCAAAATTTCAAGGGCACCAAAAGTCCAAAGGAAAACTATACGAAGTCGAAGTTGTGTTACAG CATGTCGACGAAGAAAACTCATACCTTTgtggatatttaaaaataaagggTTTAACGGAGGAGTTTCCTACGCTCACAACCTTTTTCGATGGAGAAATTATATCTGCCAAATATCCTTTTCTCACCAGAAAATGGGATGCCGATGAAGATGTTGATAGGAAACACTGG AGCAAATTTGACCTATTTGTACCATACCTGAAAACATTCAATTCGGACTCATTCGACTATGATTCTCTCGCAAAGGCTGATTATGTTTTTATGAGGTGGAAGGAACACTTTTTAGTGCCCGATCACACAATTAAGGATATCAATGGTGCTTCTTTTGCTGGATTTTATTACATTTGCTTTCATAAGTCAGCGGCTACCATAGAGGGTTACTATTATCACAGAAGCTCAGAGTG gtTCCAATCTCTAACACTAAGCCATGTTCCGGAACACAGCATCCAGATTTATGAGTTCAGATGA